TATTGGGGCCGGACCGATCTCGCTGGTTAATCCAAGGATCACCAAAAAGAGCGGCTCCCAATGTTATATTGAGGGGTGCCTTTCTCTCCCCGGGGTCGAAGCGCCAGTTGAACGAGCCTCGCGTATAATTATTAAAGGGCTGTCTCGGGACGGAAAGGGAATAGAAATTGAAGCCAACGGGTTTTTGGCGACCGTTTTCCAGCACGAGGTCGATCATTTGAACGGCAAGGTATTGGTTGATCGGGTGAAAGACCCGAGCCTGATCAAATTTGTCACCAAGAAAGAGCCGAAGGAAGAAGTCTTATGAGAGTGGTGTTTTTTGGTACTCCGGGCCCGGCGGCAGAGGTGCTTGCCTTATTATTAAAACAAAAGGAGATTGAAATTGTAGGGGTCGTGACCCAACCTGACCGTCCAAAGGGGAGGGGGCAGCAGCTTTCTTTCTCTCCAGTCAAAGAGTTGGCCCTGAAAAATGGCCTTCCTCTGGAACAACCGGAAAAGATCCGGCACGATCAAGTTTTCAAGTCGATCCTGGAGTCGCTCCGGCCCGATCTTGGGGTGGTGGTCGCTTACGGGCAGATCCTTCCCGGGGAGATCCTGGACCTGCCTAAGAATGGTTTTATTAATCTTCATGCTTCTCTCTTGCCAAAATACCGTGGGGCGGCTCCGGTCCAATGGGCCTTGATCAAAGGGGAAAAAGAGAGCGGGATGACCATATTTAGGCTTACCGAACAATTGGACGCGGGGCCGATCTTATCCCAGCGGGCGGTCCCGATCGCTCCTGAAGATGATGCCGAAACCCTGCTAAAGAAGGTTTTTGAGGTTGGCCAAAGACTGCTGCTGGAACTGCTGCCGAAGATCGCGGCCGGCAAAGCTGTTTTAACCCCGCAAATTGAGACCGAATGCTCCTTTGCCCCCACACTTAGTAAGGAGAGCGGAGCAATAGACTGGCGAAAAACTGCTGCAGAGATAGCAAATCTGGTTCGAGGGACCATTCCCTGGCCGGCTGCCCACACTATATATAGGGGTAGGCAGCTGAAGCTCTTCAAGGTTAAACCGGTAGAACTGCCTGAAATGACAGCTCAAACCGCGCCCGGAGAAATAGTCGCTATGATCAAAGACGAAGGGATGGTTGTTGCCACCGGACTTGGGCATTTGTTGATCGTTGAGCTGCAGCAGGAAGGCGGAAAACGCTTATCCTGTAAGAGTTTCCTGGCTGGACACGACGTAAAAATCGGCGAAACCCTTCCCAATTAAGGGGAAAATAGGCTATTGACTCCCCCACAGGTAGCGTGGTAATCTTTCCAGCACACTAAATCTATGAAATGCCCATTTTGCGATAGCATAGAAGACAAGGTCCTGGAATCCAGAGAAGTGGACGATGCCGAGACCATTCGCCGCCGCCGGGAATGCCTTTCCTGCCGGGGACGGTTCACTTCTTACGAAAGGATCGAAGAGCGCCCGGTACTGGTCATTAAAAGGGATGGCCGGAGGGAACAATTCAGCCGGCAAAAGGTCTTGACCGGGATACTGCGGGCCTGTGAAAAGAGGCCGGTTTCTCTGGAGATCATGGAAGCGATCGTTGATGAAGTGGAAAAGGCATTGCATCGAGAAGCGGGGAGGGAGGTAATAAGTTCGAAGGTCGGAGAGCTGGTTATGGAAAAACTGCACCAAATAGACAAGGTCGCTTACATAAGGTTCGCGTCGGTATATCGGAAGTTCGAACATGTCTCTGAGTTCCAGAGAGAAGTAGAAGAATTAACCGGGAGGTACATAGATGTCCACTGATTTAATGGCAGAAAAAATGAGTAAATTTGACGATTCGACCGACCTGGCGTTGTTTGTCAGGACCTCGGAAGAAGATATCGTCGGCTGGGACCGGGCAAAGATCGTAGCCGCGCTGGTCCGCGAGACCGGGATCGACCAGAATGTCGCCGAAATGATCGGTAAAGAGGTCGAGGTCCAGATAAAGAGCTTGAACCTGAAGAACGTAACCTCTCCGCTGATCCGCGAATTGGTTGACGTCAAGCTTTTGGAGTACGGCCTGGAAGACGCCCGGCGCAAACACACCCGCCTGGGGTCGCCGCTTTACGACGTAAAAAACATAATATTCAACCCGAACAAGGAGAACGCCAACGTTCCCCATGGTCCGGAGGCGACCAACCTGACCCTGGCAGAGAACATTAAAAAAGAATTCGCCCTGCTTTCTGTCTTTTCGTCCGACATTGCAGATGCCCACATGCGGGGAGACCTGCATCTCCACGACCTGGGCTTTATTGACCGCCCGTACTGCAGCGGCCAGTCGGTTGAGTACGTTAAAAAGTTCGGACTTGACCTTCCCAATGCCCTTTCGATCGCCAAACCGGCCAAGCACGCCGAAGTCCTTCTGGCGCAAATGGTTAAATTCTCCGCCGCCCTTCAAGGGGTTTTTGCCGGCGCTATCGGCTGGGACGCGGTCAACATTTTCTTTGCCCCGTTCCTGGTAGGCATGTCTGATGCCGAGATCAGGCAGATTGCCCAGATGATGATCTATGAATACAGCCAGCAGGCGGTCGCCCGGGGAGGCCAGGCGATCTTTTCAGACATCAACCTTTACTGGGAGGTCCCCAAACATTTTGAAAAAGTGCCGGCGATGGGCCCGGGGGGGGAATACACCGGCAAAACTTACGGTGATTACATCAAGGAATCCCAGCGTTTTGTCTGGGCAATGTTTGACGTTTACAAAGAAGGGGACGGCTCCGGCCGCCCGTTCTTCTTCCCGAAGCCGCTGGTCCACATGACCGAAAAATTCTTTGAGACCGAAGGGCACGAAAAGTTCCTCCGGCACATTTCCGAGGTCGCGACCGAAATGGGGAACACCTATTTTGTGTTTGACCGGGGGGAGACCGCCAAGATCTCAGAATGCTGCCGCCTCTCTTTCAAACTGGAACAGTCGGACCTGGACGATGCCAAAGAACCATGGCGGATGCGCTACTCCGCCCTGCAGAATGTCACGGTCAACCTCCCGCGGCTGGCTTTTAAAGCCGAAGGGTCGGATGCCAAGCTTTTTGAATTGATCGATCAGCACCTGGAACTGGCGGCCAAGGCCCACCTCCAGAAGAAAACCTTTATTTCCGAGATCCTGGCGGCCGGCCAGAGGGGCCCGCTTTCTCTCCTGGCGATGAACCGGGACGGTCAGCAGTACCTGAGAATGTTCCGGGTCAGTTACCTGATGGGGATCCTGGGGCTTAATGAAGTTGTCCAGGCTCACAAGGGACAGGAATTGCATGAGTCGCCGGAGGCTCTCAAGTTTGGCTTGCGGGTCATTTCCCATATGAAGCTGAAATGCGAAGAGCTTACCAAAAAGTTTGACATGCACTTTGTTTTGGAGCAGACCCCGGCCGAATCGACCGCCTACCGCTTTGCCAAGCTTGACCGGGAGCATTTTCCGGAAGCGGCGAACCGGGTGGTCAAGGGGCAGAAGGGGACCAACGAGATCTACTACACCAATTCAACCTATTTTAATGTTTCCAATACCATGAGCTCGATCGACCGGGTCAAGCAGGAAGGGCTATTCCACCCGCTGATCGACGCCGGCGCCCTGACCCATGTCTGGCTTGGGGAGAGCAAACCTTCCCCGGAATCGATCGCGAATTTTGTGACCAAGACCTTTCGCCACACCCAGAACGCCCAGATCGCGTTTTCGCCGGAATTTACGTCCTGCAACCAATGCGGCAAGATCACTCGCGGCCTGCGCGACAAGTGTCAGTATTGTCAGTCAGAGAATATTGAAGGGATAACCAGGATCACCGGTTATTTCTCCAGGGTCTCCGGCTGGAACAAGGGGAAGCTGGCCGAATTAAAAGAGAGGTACCGCAATGGAAACGTTAACAGCTAAACCTGCTCTCCGGCAGGAAGAAGAAGCGACCGACCTGTCGGTCTTTGTCCGAACGTCAACCGACGACATTGTTGCCTGGGACCGTGACCGGATCATTGACGCCCTGATCAGGGAGACCGAGCTCAAGCCGGAGATCGCCATGATCATCGCGATCGAAGTGGAAAAACAGATCAAGGCGATGGCGGTCAAGACGATCACTTCTCCGCTGATCCGCGAGCTGGTCGACGTCAAACTGCTTGAGTACGGGCTGGAAGAAGCGCGGCGCAAGCATACCCGCCTCGGGGTGCCGGTCTATGACGTAAAGAGGATAATTTTCCATAAGAACAAAGAGAATGCCAATACCCCGCATTCGCCGGAAGCGACCAACCTGACCCTGGCGGAGAACATAAAAAAAGAATTCGCTCTGCTTAATGTTTTTTCCCTGCCGGTAGCCGATGCCCACATGAGAGGGGACATCCACCTGCACGACCTGGGCTTTGCCGACCGTCCTTATTGCAGCGGCCAGTCGATCGAGTTCGTGAAAAAATTCGGGCTCGACCTGCCTGACGCGCGGGGGATGGAAAAGCCGGCGCGCGAACCGGAGGAGCTTATTTCGCAGGTCGTGAAGTTTTCGATCGCCCTCCATGGCTATTTTGCCGGGGCCATCGGTTGGGACGCGGTCAATATTTTTCTGGCCCCGTTCATTGTCGGGTTAAAACCGGAGCAGGTTAAAAAACTTGCCCGTCAGCTGATCCTGGAATTCTCGACCGCGGCGGTCGCCCGCGGCGGCCAGGGGCTGTTTTCCGACCTTAACATTTATTGGGAGATCCCCAAACATTTTGAAACGGTCCCGGCGATGGGGCCGGGAGGAGAATATACCGGCAAGAACTACGGCGGCTACATGGCCGAGGCCCAGGCTTTTGCCACCGCGATGTTCGAGGTCTACCTGGAAGGGGACGGAGTGGGACGTCCTTTCTTTTTTCCCAAGCCGCTGGTCCACATGACCGAAAAGTTCTTTGCCACACCCGGGCATGAGGAGTTTTTGGAGCTGATCTCCCGGGTCGCGGCGGAGAAAGGGACGACTTACTTTGTTTTTGACCGGGGAGAAACGGCCAAGATCTCCGAATGCTGCCGCCTTTCATTTAAGCTCGATTATTCCGATCTGCAGGATGCTCGGGAGCCGTGGCGGATGCGCTATTCGGCGATCCAGAACGTAACGATCAATCTGCCAAGGCTCGCCTATCTTGCCGCCCGCGACGAGAAAAAACTGTTCGAAGAGATCGAAAAAAAGCTGGAGATCGCCGCGCAGGCTCACCGGGAGAAACGGCGGTTCATTGAAGCCTTGTTGAAGGAAGGAGCCGACGGTCCTCTCTCTCTGCTGGCCATGAAGCGGGATGGAGAAGCCTATCTCCGTTTGCGGCGGGTTACCCATTTGATCGGCGTGCTGGGGCTCAACGAGCTGGTCCAGTTCCATTTTGGCAAGGAGCTGCACGAAGATCCGCAAGCGGTCCGTTTTGGCTTGAAGGTCATTTCGTTCATGAAGCTAAAGTGCGAACAGCTTTCTGAAAAGTACGACCTGCATTATGTCCTGGAGCAGACCCCGGCCGAATCGACCGCCTACCGCTTTGCCCGGCTCGACCTTCAGCAGTTCCCGACCCAGGCGACCAGCGTGATCAAGGGGAATTACGAAGGGTCGGAGATCTATTACACCAATTCGACTTATATTAATGTGGCGCATAAAATGAGCCCGATCGACAGGGTCAAGCAGGAAGGGTTGTTCCACCCGTTGATCGATGCCGGCGCCCTGACCCATATCTGGCTCGGCGAATCGAGCCCCGATGCCAGGTCGATCGCAAATTTTGTGATCAAGACCTTTAAGAACACCGATAACGCCCAGATCGCTTTCTCGCCGGAGTTTACCGCCTGCGACGATTGCGGCAAGGTGACCCGGGGGCTGGTTGAACGCTGCCCCCATTGCAGTTCGGCCAATATTGAGGGGATCACCAGGATCACCGGTTATTTTTCCCGCGTTCCCGGGTGGAACAAGGGTAAAATGGGAGAGCTAAAGGACAGGTTCCGTTCCGCCGATCTATAATATAAAGGAGAAAAGAAATGGAAAAACAAATGGAAGTAAAAGTATTTGGCAAGCC
The window above is part of the Candidatus Margulisiibacteriota bacterium genome. Proteins encoded here:
- the def gene encoding peptide deformylase is translated as MAILKFPNPILRKKCRAVKKVTAEVVRLIDKMIEIMHAAPGVGLAAPQIGQSLQVIVVDIGAGPISLVNPRITKKSGSQCYIEGCLSLPGVEAPVERASRIIIKGLSRDGKGIEIEANGFLATVFQHEVDHLNGKVLVDRVKDPSLIKFVTKKEPKEEVL
- the fmt gene encoding methionyl-tRNA formyltransferase, with translation MRVVFFGTPGPAAEVLALLLKQKEIEIVGVVTQPDRPKGRGQQLSFSPVKELALKNGLPLEQPEKIRHDQVFKSILESLRPDLGVVVAYGQILPGEILDLPKNGFINLHASLLPKYRGAAPVQWALIKGEKESGMTIFRLTEQLDAGPILSQRAVPIAPEDDAETLLKKVFEVGQRLLLELLPKIAAGKAVLTPQIETECSFAPTLSKESGAIDWRKTAAEIANLVRGTIPWPAAHTIYRGRQLKLFKVKPVELPEMTAQTAPGEIVAMIKDEGMVVATGLGHLLIVELQQEGGKRLSCKSFLAGHDVKIGETLPN
- the nrdR gene encoding transcriptional regulator NrdR, which codes for MKCPFCDSIEDKVLESREVDDAETIRRRRECLSCRGRFTSYERIEERPVLVIKRDGRREQFSRQKVLTGILRACEKRPVSLEIMEAIVDEVEKALHREAGREVISSKVGELVMEKLHQIDKVAYIRFASVYRKFEHVSEFQREVEELTGRYIDVH
- the nrdD gene encoding anaerobic ribonucleoside-triphosphate reductase, whose amino-acid sequence is MSTDLMAEKMSKFDDSTDLALFVRTSEEDIVGWDRAKIVAALVRETGIDQNVAEMIGKEVEVQIKSLNLKNVTSPLIRELVDVKLLEYGLEDARRKHTRLGSPLYDVKNIIFNPNKENANVPHGPEATNLTLAENIKKEFALLSVFSSDIADAHMRGDLHLHDLGFIDRPYCSGQSVEYVKKFGLDLPNALSIAKPAKHAEVLLAQMVKFSAALQGVFAGAIGWDAVNIFFAPFLVGMSDAEIRQIAQMMIYEYSQQAVARGGQAIFSDINLYWEVPKHFEKVPAMGPGGEYTGKTYGDYIKESQRFVWAMFDVYKEGDGSGRPFFFPKPLVHMTEKFFETEGHEKFLRHISEVATEMGNTYFVFDRGETAKISECCRLSFKLEQSDLDDAKEPWRMRYSALQNVTVNLPRLAFKAEGSDAKLFELIDQHLELAAKAHLQKKTFISEILAAGQRGPLSLLAMNRDGQQYLRMFRVSYLMGILGLNEVVQAHKGQELHESPEALKFGLRVISHMKLKCEELTKKFDMHFVLEQTPAESTAYRFAKLDREHFPEAANRVVKGQKGTNEIYYTNSTYFNVSNTMSSIDRVKQEGLFHPLIDAGALTHVWLGESKPSPESIANFVTKTFRHTQNAQIAFSPEFTSCNQCGKITRGLRDKCQYCQSENIEGITRITGYFSRVSGWNKGKLAELKERYRNGNVNS
- the nrdD gene encoding anaerobic ribonucleoside-triphosphate reductase, giving the protein METLTAKPALRQEEEATDLSVFVRTSTDDIVAWDRDRIIDALIRETELKPEIAMIIAIEVEKQIKAMAVKTITSPLIRELVDVKLLEYGLEEARRKHTRLGVPVYDVKRIIFHKNKENANTPHSPEATNLTLAENIKKEFALLNVFSLPVADAHMRGDIHLHDLGFADRPYCSGQSIEFVKKFGLDLPDARGMEKPAREPEELISQVVKFSIALHGYFAGAIGWDAVNIFLAPFIVGLKPEQVKKLARQLILEFSTAAVARGGQGLFSDLNIYWEIPKHFETVPAMGPGGEYTGKNYGGYMAEAQAFATAMFEVYLEGDGVGRPFFFPKPLVHMTEKFFATPGHEEFLELISRVAAEKGTTYFVFDRGETAKISECCRLSFKLDYSDLQDAREPWRMRYSAIQNVTINLPRLAYLAARDEKKLFEEIEKKLEIAAQAHREKRRFIEALLKEGADGPLSLLAMKRDGEAYLRLRRVTHLIGVLGLNELVQFHFGKELHEDPQAVRFGLKVISFMKLKCEQLSEKYDLHYVLEQTPAESTAYRFARLDLQQFPTQATSVIKGNYEGSEIYYTNSTYINVAHKMSPIDRVKQEGLFHPLIDAGALTHIWLGESSPDARSIANFVIKTFKNTDNAQIAFSPEFTACDDCGKVTRGLVERCPHCSSANIEGITRITGYFSRVPGWNKGKMGELKDRFRSADL